A stretch of Myroides oncorhynchi DNA encodes these proteins:
- the tgt gene encoding tRNA guanosine(34) transglycosylase Tgt codes for MKFELLHTDAASRARAGKITLDHGVIETPIFMPVGTVASVKGVHQRELKEEVNPDIILGNTYHLYLRPKMEILKQAGGLHKFMNWDRNILTDSGGFQVYSLSSNRKIKEEGVKFKSHIDGSYHFFSPESVMEVQRTIGADIIMAFDECTPYPCDYHYARRSMHRTHRWLDRCVDHFNKVPAMYGYSQSLFPIVQGSTFKDLREQSAEYIANIGAEGNAIGGLSVGEPAEEMYAMTELVTNILPQDKPRYLMGVGTPINILENIALGVDMFDCVMPTRNARNGMLFTAHGSMNMKNKKWEDDFSPIDENGYTWVDTEYSKAYLRHLFAANESLGKQIATIHNLGFYLWLVREARRQILAGTFTEWKNKMVKQMDNRL; via the coding sequence ATGAAATTTGAGTTATTACATACAGACGCAGCTTCGCGTGCACGTGCCGGGAAGATTACGCTTGATCACGGTGTTATAGAAACGCCAATTTTTATGCCAGTTGGAACTGTAGCTTCAGTTAAAGGAGTTCACCAACGTGAGTTAAAAGAAGAAGTTAATCCAGATATTATTCTTGGGAATACGTACCACCTGTACTTAAGACCTAAAATGGAGATTCTTAAGCAAGCAGGAGGATTACATAAGTTTATGAACTGGGATCGCAATATCTTAACAGATAGTGGAGGATTTCAAGTGTATTCTTTGTCTTCTAATAGAAAGATTAAAGAAGAGGGTGTAAAGTTTAAATCACATATCGATGGATCATACCATTTCTTCTCACCAGAGAGTGTGATGGAAGTACAGCGTACTATCGGAGCTGATATTATTATGGCTTTTGATGAGTGTACTCCTTATCCTTGTGATTATCATTATGCTAGAAGATCTATGCACCGTACACACAGATGGTTAGACAGATGTGTGGATCATTTTAATAAAGTGCCAGCGATGTATGGATATTCACAATCATTATTCCCTATCGTACAGGGAAGTACATTTAAAGATTTAAGAGAACAATCAGCAGAGTATATCGCTAATATCGGGGCAGAAGGTAACGCTATCGGAGGACTATCTGTAGGGGAACCAGCAGAGGAGATGTATGCGATGACTGAGTTGGTAACTAATATTTTGCCACAGGATAAGCCTCGTTATTTAATGGGTGTAGGTACTCCTATTAATATCTTAGAGAATATTGCTTTAGGAGTAGATATGTTTGACTGTGTAATGCCTACACGTAATGCACGTAATGGTATGTTATTTACAGCTCACGGATCTATGAATATGAAGAATAAGAAGTGGGAGGATGACTTCTCACCTATAGATGAAAATGGATATACTTGGGTAGATACAGAATATTCTAAGGCTTATTTACGTCACTTATTTGCAGCTAACGAATCTCTAGGAAAGCAAATCGCTACTATACACAACTTAGGTTTCTATTTATGGTTAGTACGCGAGGCTCGTCGTCAGATCTTGGCAGGTACTTTTACAGAATGGAAGAATAAGATGGTGAAACAAATGGATAACCGTCTATAG
- a CDS encoding phosphoribosyltransferase family protein: MTKKIILTKEQIKFTTKRIAYQIYETYINEEEIVIAGVANSGYTFAQKISEALQEISSIKVILCEVRIDKQNPINPIETSLESTAYANKSVVLVDDVLNSGATLIYGVKHFLDVPLKKLKTAVLVDRNHKKYPVKADFKGISLSTSLLEHIQVVFDGDEEYAYLS, from the coding sequence ATGACTAAAAAAATCATTTTAACCAAAGAACAAATCAAGTTCACGACTAAGCGTATCGCTTACCAGATCTATGAGACTTATATTAATGAAGAAGAGATAGTAATAGCAGGTGTAGCTAATAGTGGATATACATTCGCTCAAAAAATTAGTGAGGCACTACAAGAGATATCTTCTATAAAAGTTATCTTATGTGAAGTGCGTATAGATAAACAGAATCCGATTAATCCAATAGAGACTTCATTAGAAAGTACTGCTTATGCTAATAAATCTGTAGTATTAGTGGATGATGTTTTAAATTCGGGAGCTACTCTTATATATGGAGTGAAGCATTTCTTAGATGTACCCTTAAAGAAATTAAAGACAGCTGTATTAGTAGATCGAAATCATAAAAAATATCCCGTTAAGGCAGACTTTAAAGGGATATCATTATCTACATCTTTATTAGAGCATATCCAAGTTGTTTTTGATGGTGATGAGGAATATGCTTATTTAAGTTAG
- a CDS encoding transketolase family protein yields MKKYTNTGSKDTRSGFGAGLTELGQKNENVVALCADLIGSLKMDDFKKNHPERFFQIGIAEANMIGIAAGMTIGGKIPFTGTFANFSTGRVYDQIRQSVAYSEKNVKICASHAGLTLGEDGATHQILEDIGLMKMLPNMTVINTCDYNQTKAATLAIAEYEGPVYLRFGRPVVPNFMPADEKFVIGKAIMLNEGTDVTIVATGHLVWEALIAAEELEAKGISAEVINIHTIKPLDEEAILKSVAKTGCIVTAEEHNFLGGLGESVSRVLALNNPLPQEYVAVQDTFGESGTPEELMEKYGLNAAAIIEKAQAVIKRKK; encoded by the coding sequence ATGAAAAAATATACAAATACAGGAAGTAAAGATACACGTTCAGGATTCGGTGCTGGACTTACTGAATTAGGACAAAAGAATGAGAATGTAGTAGCTTTATGTGCTGACTTGATCGGTTCATTAAAGATGGATGATTTTAAAAAGAATCACCCAGAACGTTTCTTCCAAATCGGTATTGCTGAAGCAAATATGATTGGTATTGCAGCTGGTATGACTATCGGAGGTAAAATACCTTTTACAGGTACATTTGCTAACTTCTCTACAGGACGTGTTTATGATCAAATCCGTCAGTCAGTAGCTTACTCTGAGAAGAATGTTAAGATATGTGCTTCTCACGCTGGATTGACTCTAGGAGAAGATGGTGCTACGCACCAGATCTTAGAAGATATCGGATTAATGAAGATGCTTCCTAATATGACTGTAATCAATACTTGTGATTATAACCAAACGAAAGCGGCTACATTAGCTATCGCTGAGTACGAAGGACCTGTTTATTTAAGATTCGGACGTCCAGTAGTGCCTAACTTTATGCCTGCTGATGAGAAGTTCGTTATTGGTAAAGCAATTATGTTAAACGAAGGAACTGATGTTACTATCGTTGCAACTGGACACTTAGTATGGGAAGCTTTAATCGCTGCTGAAGAATTAGAAGCGAAAGGAATCTCTGCAGAGGTGATTAATATCCATACTATCAAACCTCTTGATGAGGAAGCTATCTTAAAATCAGTAGCTAAAACAGGATGTATCGTTACAGCTGAAGAGCATAACTTCTTAGGGGGGCTTGGAGAAAGCGTATCTAGAGTATTAGCTTTAAACAATCCATTACCACAAGAATATGTAGCAGTACAAGATACTTTCGGTGAATCAGGTACTCCAGAAGAATTAATGGAAAAATACGGTTTAAATGCAGCAGCTATCATTGAGAAGGCACAAGCAGTTATCAAACGTAAAAAATAA
- a CDS encoding ABC transporter substrate-binding protein, protein MKNWKFYSICFFVVSGFVSCKKEKEEITVSSQTVNSIEYAQGLSIRDYGQYTVVDVKQAWVGADRTFKYVLYKESAGAIPDSLKTLPAVKVPIASIAVTSTTHLPSLVILEEEHTLKGFPGLNYVSSPSIRKAIDEGQVKELGQNEQLNTELVLDMSPNAIVAFAMDGFNAALNTLAKSGIPVIYNGDWVEQSPLGKAEWIKLFGALYGKEKEAKLFFEKVVNDYNQALALVKDVKNYPTVMSGAMYQDVWYTPQGQSWMAVYFRDAKADYLWKDTEGTGSLSLSYETVLDKAVDASFWINPAQYESLGELEKANPHYTKFSAFKHKNVYSFAPRKGATGGSIFYELGPTRPDLILKDLIYILHPEVLMTNYVPVFFEQLK, encoded by the coding sequence ATGAAAAACTGGAAGTTCTATTCTATTTGTTTTTTTGTTGTAAGTGGATTTGTTTCTTGTAAGAAAGAGAAAGAGGAGATCACTGTCTCTTCTCAGACAGTCAATAGTATCGAGTATGCACAGGGATTATCCATTAGAGATTATGGACAATATACTGTGGTGGATGTGAAGCAAGCTTGGGTAGGAGCAGATAGAACGTTTAAATATGTACTATATAAAGAGTCTGCGGGCGCTATACCAGATTCGCTAAAGACACTACCTGCTGTAAAAGTACCTATCGCATCTATCGCGGTGACTTCTACTACACATCTACCTTCATTAGTTATATTAGAAGAAGAGCATACGCTTAAGGGGTTTCCAGGGCTTAACTATGTGTCTTCGCCTTCTATCCGTAAGGCTATAGATGAGGGACAGGTTAAGGAATTAGGACAGAATGAACAGTTAAATACAGAGTTAGTATTAGACATGAGTCCTAATGCTATTGTAGCTTTTGCGATGGATGGGTTTAATGCTGCGTTAAATACATTAGCTAAAAGTGGTATACCAGTTATTTATAATGGGGACTGGGTAGAACAGAGTCCACTGGGGAAAGCAGAATGGATTAAACTATTCGGAGCTTTATATGGAAAAGAGAAAGAAGCAAAGTTATTCTTTGAAAAGGTAGTAAATGACTATAACCAAGCGCTAGCTTTAGTGAAAGATGTGAAGAACTATCCTACTGTAATGAGTGGTGCGATGTATCAAGACGTGTGGTATACTCCACAAGGACAGAGCTGGATGGCAGTGTACTTCAGAGATGCTAAGGCGGATTATCTATGGAAAGATACTGAGGGGACAGGGAGTCTGTCGCTATCTTATGAGACTGTACTGGACAAGGCAGTAGATGCTTCGTTCTGGATTAACCCTGCTCAGTATGAGTCTTTAGGAGAATTAGAAAAAGCGAACCCACACTATACTAAGTTCAGTGCGTTTAAGCATAAGAATGTTTATTCGTTCGCCCCGCGTAAAGGAGCTACAGGAGGGAGTATATTCTATGAGTTAGGGCCTACAAGACCAGATTTGATTTTAAAGGATTTGATCTATATTCTTCATCCTGAGGTTTTAATGACTAACTATGTGCCTGTGTTTTTTGAACAGTTAAAATAA
- a CDS encoding FecCD family ABC transporter permease produces MNKKIIISSLVILLGLLFIFNISVGSIHIPFAKIVEVLTGEVDVKETWRYIILNYRLPKAIVAVLVGVALSISGLLMQTLFRNPMAESYVLGISSGASLGVAILILGTAFLPTAFVSAFTSSYGIALVSVLGSLGLLFLVLLVSNSVQNTVTVLIVGLMFGSFANAIVSILTYFSSAEQLKRFAFWSLGSLGNVSWDVIILFAIVVFMGILGSLLLIRSLDAMLLGDNYASSMGVNVKTARNLIILVTSLLAGVSTAFVGPIAFIGLAVPHIARLLLKVSSHRYLIISTALLGGILMLICDMLTQIKGEQFLLPINAVTSIFGAPIVIWLILRRKVQ; encoded by the coding sequence ATGAATAAAAAGATAATTATAAGTAGTCTAGTCATTCTGCTAGGATTGTTGTTTATATTTAATATTTCTGTTGGGAGTATCCATATACCATTTGCTAAAATAGTAGAAGTACTTACTGGAGAAGTTGATGTAAAGGAGACTTGGCGCTATATTATTCTAAATTATAGATTGCCTAAAGCGATTGTAGCTGTGTTAGTAGGTGTGGCGTTATCTATTAGTGGGCTGCTCATGCAGACCTTGTTTAGAAACCCGATGGCAGAGAGCTATGTATTAGGAATTAGTTCTGGAGCTAGTTTAGGAGTAGCTATTTTAATCTTAGGGACAGCATTTCTACCTACTGCTTTTGTATCAGCATTTACGTCTTCTTATGGCATAGCGTTAGTATCAGTGTTAGGGAGTTTAGGTTTGTTATTTCTAGTGTTGTTAGTTTCTAATTCTGTACAAAATACAGTGACGGTGCTTATCGTCGGGCTGATGTTCGGTAGTTTTGCTAATGCAATCGTGAGTATATTGACCTATTTTAGTTCAGCGGAACAGTTAAAGCGTTTTGCCTTTTGGTCATTGGGTAGTTTGGGTAATGTGAGTTGGGATGTAATCATCTTATTTGCTATTGTTGTTTTTATGGGGATATTAGGGAGTTTATTATTAATACGCTCATTAGATGCGATGCTATTAGGAGATAATTATGCCTCATCTATGGGGGTGAATGTCAAGACCGCTCGCAATCTGATTATCTTAGTGACAAGTCTATTAGCAGGGGTGTCTACAGCGTTCGTAGGGCCTATTGCTTTTATAGGATTAGCTGTACCTCATATCGCTAGATTATTATTAAAGGTGAGTAGTCACCGTTATTTGATTATCAGCACAGCATTGTTAGGAGGAATATTAATGCTTATCTGTGATATGCTAACACAGATTAAAGGAGAACAGTTCTTACTGCCTATAAATGCTGTGACCTCTATCTTCGGAGCGCCTATCGTTATCTGGTTAATCCTTAGACGAAAAGTGCAGTAG
- a CDS encoding shikimate kinase — MKKIILLGYMGSGKSTIGKILAEQLSLDFLDLDLEIEKKHQMSVSTIFKMKGEIYFRKQEHLLLREIIDTKDNFILSLGGGTPCYANNHLALQQDDVQSFYLKGSIKTLTDRLEKEKEHRPLLNQNSDDTLEIFIAKHLFDRSYFYHQAKNIITIDNKTPEQITQEIVQLLN, encoded by the coding sequence ATGAAAAAAATAATACTTTTAGGCTATATGGGTTCTGGCAAGTCAACAATAGGTAAAATACTTGCAGAACAATTAAGCTTAGATTTTTTAGATCTGGACCTAGAAATAGAGAAAAAACATCAAATGTCAGTTTCAACAATATTCAAAATGAAAGGTGAAATCTATTTTAGGAAGCAAGAGCACCTTTTGCTACGCGAAATAATAGATACAAAAGACAATTTTATACTAAGTCTAGGTGGTGGCACTCCGTGTTATGCAAATAATCATTTAGCTCTTCAGCAAGATGATGTACAATCATTCTACCTAAAAGGATCAATTAAGACACTAACAGATCGTCTAGAAAAAGAAAAAGAGCACCGCCCTCTTCTTAATCAGAATTCAGACGACACTCTTGAAATTTTTATTGCTAAGCATTTGTTTGATCGTAGCTATTTCTACCACCAAGCTAAAAACATAATTACAATAGATAATAAAACACCTGAGCAAATCACTCAAGAAATTGTACAGCTTTTAAACTAA
- a CDS encoding DUF4252 domain-containing protein encodes MNNIIKTIFIFLFTLSTPNIAMAQEEFAAFEKNKQVNSVVVNQKMFEMMANVKVEASNDEEKAYLNLIKKLTSLKVFNTSSNAVKADMKSAVSKYVSSASLKELSNNKDSESTVTIYVDQNGSSNNVSKLLMFNEAANDNKENIVMIITGQFSIKELSALTTKMNLPLGNTLNKIK; translated from the coding sequence ATGAACAATATTATAAAAACAATATTCATATTTTTATTTACTTTAAGTACTCCCAATATTGCAATGGCTCAAGAAGAGTTTGCCGCTTTTGAGAAAAACAAACAAGTAAATAGTGTAGTTGTCAATCAAAAAATGTTTGAGATGATGGCTAATGTTAAAGTTGAAGCTAGCAATGATGAAGAGAAAGCATATCTTAACTTAATTAAGAAATTAACTTCATTAAAAGTATTTAATACTTCTTCTAATGCAGTAAAAGCAGACATGAAATCTGCTGTTTCTAAATATGTGAGCTCTGCTTCTCTAAAAGAATTGTCAAACAATAAAGATAGTGAATCAACAGTAACCATCTATGTAGATCAGAATGGTTCTTCTAATAATGTCAGCAAACTTCTGATGTTCAATGAAGCTGCTAATGATAATAAAGAGAATATCGTAATGATTATAACTGGTCAATTCTCTATTAAAGAATTATCAGCATTAACAACTAAAATGAACTTACCTTTAGGTAATACACTTAATAAAATAAAATAG
- a CDS encoding EF-hand domain-containing protein, which translates to MNRLFTILSLTVLGLIAANCNKDDGNGNTVVNLRDRKEVRDENDKQIKEYLEKNYLILDGENIRFDSLSNPNATSKIPLIQDKRIEIIYQEITSDNYEYEAIRLSNGSTSLKYTKPKDSLAYTIAYFIVPDAVGTKQEGKEHSISTIDSVFVKTKSISLKNEQFTTNGMGNYFSFPVTIKEFAYMSQGNYQMIPAQLKTAERQILTKVKTATGVKTSSDGTPIYDKGSAGRIIAFIPSGVGYFNAGFGSKLKAYQPHIIDMTLVSRKERDHDGDGILSKYEAKKVIEKSLQLGRALTDQEILDLKLTIKDYFGFDTDEDGRPNFLDDDDDGDGVLTKVELQYKDANNKKAYYPYSHSELLKPCGTTYRYLDRSCFPDIDKEGFPDWSKAGKK; encoded by the coding sequence ATGAATAGATTATTTACAATCTTAAGTCTTACAGTCTTAGGATTAATAGCTGCCAATTGTAATAAAGATGATGGAAACGGAAATACGGTCGTTAATCTTAGAGATCGCAAAGAAGTCCGTGACGAAAATGACAAACAGATAAAAGAATATCTAGAAAAGAACTATCTAATACTTGATGGAGAGAATATTCGTTTTGACAGTCTTTCTAATCCTAATGCAACCAGCAAAATTCCTTTAATACAGGATAAGAGGATAGAAATTATATATCAAGAAATAACATCAGATAACTACGAATATGAAGCTATTAGATTATCTAATGGTAGTACTTCATTAAAGTATACTAAGCCAAAGGATTCGTTAGCTTATACTATAGCATATTTTATTGTCCCTGATGCAGTAGGTACAAAACAAGAAGGTAAAGAACACTCTATATCAACTATAGATTCTGTATTCGTCAAAACGAAATCAATCTCGTTAAAGAACGAACAGTTTACAACAAATGGTATGGGGAATTATTTCTCTTTTCCTGTTACAATTAAAGAATTTGCATATATGTCTCAAGGTAACTATCAAATGATACCTGCACAATTAAAAACTGCAGAGAGACAAATACTTACAAAAGTAAAAACTGCAACTGGTGTCAAAACTAGTTCAGATGGAACACCTATATATGACAAAGGTTCTGCTGGTAGAATCATTGCATTTATTCCTTCAGGAGTAGGTTATTTTAATGCAGGTTTTGGAAGTAAGTTAAAAGCTTACCAACCTCATATCATAGACATGACATTAGTAAGTAGAAAAGAACGTGATCACGATGGAGATGGTATCCTATCTAAATATGAAGCCAAAAAAGTTATTGAAAAATCACTACAATTAGGAAGAGCTCTTACGGATCAAGAAATATTAGATTTAAAACTAACTATTAAAGATTACTTCGGGTTTGACACTGATGAAGATGGTAGACCTAACTTCCTTGATGATGATGATGATGGTGATGGAGTGTTAACTAAGGTAGAATTACAATATAAGGATGCTAATAATAAAAAAGCATATTATCCTTATTCTCATTCAGAACTTTTAAAACCTTGTGGAACAACCTATAGATACCTTGATAGATCTTGTTTCCCTGATATAGATAAAGAAGGTTTCCCTGATTGGTCAAAAGCAGGAAAGAAATAA
- a CDS encoding DMT family transporter, whose product MLADNIKSYIYLHIIVFIWGFTAILGQLISLEALPLVWYRILIAVITLLVYYSFTKQSVKAPKHRIIQFLGAGVVIALHWLTFFLAIKVSNISITLACLSTGAFFASILEPIFLKRKIVAYEVFFGFIVICALTLIFSVSSEYIEGILLALIAACLSAMFSIINSKLIVHSEAPVITFYEMAGGLLVLTLFLLCTGGFTPSFFEVSVSDWMWLLLLGTVCTAFAFLGSVYVMRHLSPFTVMLTINLEPLYGILLAVAIFKDSEKMTPEFYIGALLILSTVVLNGVVKNRKKRKLSPR is encoded by the coding sequence ATGCTCGCAGATAATATAAAAAGTTACATATATCTCCATATAATCGTTTTTATATGGGGATTTACTGCTATTTTAGGGCAGTTAATTTCATTAGAAGCACTCCCTTTAGTATGGTATAGGATTCTAATAGCAGTGATTACATTATTAGTTTATTATTCTTTTACAAAACAGAGTGTAAAAGCTCCAAAGCATCGAATTATACAATTCTTAGGAGCAGGTGTTGTAATTGCTTTGCATTGGCTAACATTCTTCTTAGCCATAAAAGTATCTAATATCTCTATTACTTTAGCCTGTTTATCAACAGGAGCTTTCTTTGCATCTATATTAGAACCTATTTTTTTAAAAAGAAAAATAGTAGCCTACGAAGTGTTTTTTGGATTTATAGTTATTTGTGCTTTAACTCTTATTTTTAGTGTTAGTAGTGAATATATAGAAGGTATCTTATTAGCACTAATAGCTGCATGTTTATCAGCTATGTTTTCAATTATTAACAGCAAGTTGATTGTACATTCAGAAGCTCCTGTCATTACATTCTATGAGATGGCAGGTGGATTGTTAGTTTTGACATTGTTTCTGCTGTGTACAGGAGGGTTTACACCGTCTTTCTTTGAGGTAAGTGTAAGTGATTGGATGTGGTTATTACTTTTAGGGACTGTTTGTACTGCTTTTGCTTTTTTAGGATCAGTTTATGTTATGCGTCATTTAAGTCCATTTACTGTAATGCTGACGATAAATTTAGAGCCTCTATATGGTATATTATTAGCAGTAGCAATATTTAAAGATAGCGAAAAAATGACTCCAGAGTTTTATATTGGAGCATTATTAATATTGAGTACAGTAGTACTTAACGGAGTAGTAAAAAATAGAAAAAAGAGAAAACTTAGCCCAAGATAG
- a CDS encoding RNA-binding S4 domain-containing protein, which produces MRIDKYLWCTRYYKTRNIATEACKKGHITVNGQVAKASREVFATDKITLRKDQIVYRLAVLDVPPNRVGAKLVDIYRKDETPAEAFEHLELLKLSKEYYRAKGTGRPTKKDRRDIDDFHDYEDQDVVDGEESTEINKVTKEDKSDV; this is translated from the coding sequence ATGCGAATCGATAAATACTTATGGTGTACTAGATACTATAAAACCAGAAATATAGCAACAGAGGCTTGTAAAAAAGGGCATATTACTGTAAATGGGCAAGTGGCTAAAGCTTCAAGAGAAGTTTTTGCTACAGATAAGATAACGCTAAGAAAAGATCAAATAGTATATAGACTTGCAGTTTTAGATGTCCCACCCAATAGGGTTGGAGCTAAGTTAGTAGATATTTACAGAAAAGATGAGACACCTGCAGAAGCATTTGAACATTTAGAATTACTGAAATTATCTAAAGAGTATTATAGAGCTAAAGGAACTGGACGACCAACTAAAAAAGATAGAAGAGATATTGATGACTTTCACGATTACGAGGATCAGGATGTAGTTGATGGAGAGGAGAGTACTGAGATAAATAAGGTAACTAAAGAGGATAAATCAGATGTTTGA
- a CDS encoding LptF/LptG family permease, protein MKILDWYILKRYLATFFVLLLLFVPIGIIIDVSEKINKILANKVPLPAVLVYYLDFTIYFANMLFPIMLFISIIWFTSKLANNTEIVAILSSGISFTRFLRPYIVGATFVSIFALIMSIFIVPGASQGFNDFRYKYMKSDEVRESQNVFRQISQNEFIYVSNFNYNSKTGYNFSYEEFDGNKLVAKMTANRIVWNPETSTYTLFDYFRREVGKSEDTFEKAEQKEMKLDFEIDDLTPVVYAAETMQLGPLKRFIEKEQMRGSSNINIYLVVLYKKYSVPVSAFILTIIAVSVSSMKRRGGMGINLAIGIALAFIYVFFDKIFGTLAEASSIPPLIAVWFPNFVFGILAIFLLRNARR, encoded by the coding sequence ATGAAAATTTTAGATTGGTATATACTTAAAAGGTACTTAGCAACATTCTTTGTATTGTTATTACTTTTTGTACCTATAGGGATCATTATTGATGTTTCTGAAAAAATAAACAAGATATTAGCCAATAAAGTTCCATTACCAGCAGTATTGGTGTATTATTTAGATTTTACAATCTATTTTGCTAATATGTTGTTTCCTATTATGCTATTTATTTCGATTATTTGGTTTACATCAAAGTTGGCAAATAATACTGAAATCGTAGCAATACTAAGTTCAGGTATTTCATTTACACGATTTTTAAGACCGTATATTGTTGGAGCTACATTTGTTTCAATTTTTGCTTTAATTATGTCTATTTTTATAGTTCCTGGTGCTAGTCAGGGGTTTAATGATTTTAGGTATAAATATATGAAGAGTGATGAAGTACGGGAGAGCCAGAATGTCTTTAGGCAGATTAGTCAGAATGAGTTTATCTATGTGAGTAACTTTAACTATAATTCTAAGACAGGGTATAACTTTTCTTATGAAGAATTTGATGGAAATAAGTTAGTTGCTAAGATGACTGCTAACAGAATTGTTTGGAATCCTGAGACTAGTACATATACGTTATTTGATTATTTTAGACGTGAGGTGGGTAAAAGTGAAGATACATTCGAAAAAGCAGAACAGAAAGAAATGAAGTTAGACTTCGAAATAGATGATTTAACGCCCGTAGTATACGCTGCTGAAACTATGCAGTTAGGTCCGTTAAAACGTTTTATTGAGAAAGAGCAGATGAGAGGGTCGTCTAATATTAATATCTATTTAGTTGTATTATATAAAAAGTATAGTGTTCCAGTTTCAGCATTTATTTTGACGATTATAGCAGTGTCTGTATCATCGATGAAAAGAAGAGGTGGGATGGGAATAAACTTAGCCATAGGTATTGCATTAGCATTTATTTATGTCTTTTTTGATAAGATATTTGGGACTCTAGCAGAAGCGTCTAGTATTCCACCACTAATAGCAGTATGGTTTCCTAATTTTGTATTTGGAATTTTAGCAATATTTTTACTTCGAAATGCTCGCAGATAA
- a CDS encoding methyltransferase domain-containing protein, which yields MFDKDFWEQKYTNDEAQWNAGSITMPIKEYIDQLTNKKLDILVPGIGHGHEFMYLYKEGFTNITGVDFTIVAALEAYGLMSDFPYGDVVLGDFFEHEGEYDLIIEQTFFCSLPIANRTDYVNKMYDLLKPGGKLVGVLFDCQFNQGTPPFGGSKEEYLDLFKDKFEVKILETAHNSIKPRTGRELFFIINKQHD from the coding sequence ATGTTTGATAAGGATTTTTGGGAGCAGAAGTATACTAATGATGAAGCTCAGTGGAACGCAGGGAGTATCACTATGCCTATAAAAGAATACATTGATCAATTGACAAATAAGAAACTTGATATTCTAGTGCCAGGTATAGGACATGGACATGAATTTATGTATTTATATAAAGAGGGTTTTACTAATATTACTGGGGTAGACTTTACTATTGTAGCTGCGTTAGAAGCTTATGGCTTGATGAGCGATTTTCCTTACGGAGATGTTGTTTTGGGGGATTTCTTTGAACATGAAGGGGAATATGACCTTATTATTGAACAAACGTTTTTCTGCTCATTGCCTATTGCTAATAGAACAGATTATGTAAACAAGATGTATGATTTATTAAAACCAGGTGGTAAGTTAGTTGGAGTTTTATTTGACTGTCAATTTAATCAAGGCACACCTCCTTTTGGTGGAAGTAAAGAAGAGTACTTAGACTTGTTTAAGGACAAGTTTGAGGTCAAGATATTAGAAACTGCACATAACTCAATCAAGCCTCGCACAGGAAGAGAGTTATTTTTTATAATTAATAAACAACATGACTAA